The genomic segment CCGAGGTCGTTGCGAAGATCCGCGAACTCACTGGTGGCTTTGGCACCGACGTCTCCATCGATGCCGTGGGCATCATGCCAACCTGGCAGCAGGCGTTTTACTCCCGCGACCACGCAGGCCGCATGGTCATGGTCGGCGTGCCAAACTTGACCTCCCGCGTGGATGTTCCAGCGATTGATTTCTACGGCCGCGGTGGCTCTGTGCGCCCAGCATGGTACGGCGACTGCCTGCCAGAGCGTGATTTCCCAACCTATGTGGATCTGCATCTGCAAGGCCGTTTCCCATTGGATAAGTTCGTTTCCGAACGCATCGGACTTGATGATGTTGAAGAAGCTTTCGGCACCATGAAGGCCGGCGACGTACTGCGTTCAGTAGTGGAGATTTAACATGGCACACGAAGGATTGCGCGTAGAAAACATCGTCACCTCCGGCATTTTTGCCCTTGATGGTGGCGAATGGGAAGTAGATAACAACATTTGGTTGGTCGGAAATGATGAAGAAGTGTTCATCATTGATGCTGCCCACACTGCTGCTCCGATCATTGAAGCAGTCAACGGCCGCACCGTGAAGGGCATTTTGTGCTCACACGCGCACAATGACCACATCACTGTGGCACCAGAGCTGTCCAAGGCCTTTGATGCGCCGATCTTTGTGCACCCAGGAGATCAAATGCTGTGGGAGGAAACTCACGGCAACCTGGCACACGAAGACTTGGCAGATCAGCAGAAATTCCAGATTGCTGGAACAGATCTGATTGTGTTCAACACCCCAGGACATTCACCTGGATCTAGCTGTTTCTACTTACCTGAAGCAAATGAACTCTTCTCTGGAGACACCTTGTTCCAGGGAGGACCAGGCGCAACAGGACGTAAATACAGCTCCTTTGACACCATCATTGAGTCCCTAAAGACCTCAATTTTGGATCTTCCAGCGGAAACCACCGTGCGCACCGGACACGGTGATCACACCAGTGTGGGCGCAGAAGCTCCACATTTGGAAGAGTGGATTAAAAGGGGACACTAGTTCCTAGATATCTCAGTAGGCTTGTGCCATGGATCTGAAACTTCATGGACAAGTCATACTGGTTGTCGGCGGTGCCGGCACGATCGGTGCACAAGTTGTAAAACTCTTAACGGAAGAGGGAGCTGTGGCGCTAGCGGCGTCGAGAAGCACTCCCTTATCTCTTGATGCCTCGGATGAGGCATCAGTGCGCGCGGCTATTGATGCCGTGATCGCAGAACACGGTCGATTGGATGGAGTCGTGGTGTCTTCGGCACCCAACGCTCATTCGCTTCGTCCAGAAACTGCAGATGATCCCGATGCAGTACTTGCAGCCATTGATGGAAAAGCGATTACATTCTTGCGCGTTGCCACCGTTGCTCTAGAGAAGATGTGCGAGGCTGGTTATGGTCGCATTGTGGCGCTTTCTGGGATGAATTCCTACCTGACCTTAAGCACAGCTGCATCGGCGCGTAACGCAGCACTTAATGTGGTGGTCAAAAACCTGGCGGATCGTCATGCAGGTACGGGAATTACTGTTAATGCCATTAGTCCGGGATTCGTGGTGACTGAACCCGGCGCGCCTATTGATCGTGCGCAGGGAGATACCAGTCTTGCAGAGGTTGCGGAAGCGATTGCGTTTTTGGTATCGCCTCGCACGGCATCTATTTCGGGGGAGATTATCTCTGTGGGGCACAAGACCAAGGGCGTGATTTTGCCTTAAGTTCTCTTAAGATCACCCCCAGGTGAGGGCATAACGGCCGTCCTATCTAGATTGGTCTGGCCAAATCCATTTTGTGAGATATAAAGGCGTTTAACATGTCTGACATGGTGGAGAACAAACGGGCACAACACAAAGTCTGGCTGACGGTTGCATTATCTATCTTCACCGTCGCATGGGGTGGCAATGAGTTCACCCCACTGCTGGTGTTCTACCGCGGTGAAGGATTTTTCAGTGATCTTTTCATCGATATGCTGCTGGTGTTCTATGCCATCGGCGTAGCTGTCGGCCTGCTAGCTGCAGGTCCCTTATCTGACCGCTACGGCAGACGTGCAGTCATGCTGCCTGCACCGTTGCTGGCTATGTTGGGGTCAACACTCATTGCCACAGGTGAAGAAATGGCACCGCTGATTGGCCTTGGGCGCGTGTTCTCTGGCATCGCGGTGGGCATGGTGATGACCGCCGGTGGTGCGTGGATTAAAGAACTCGCCACTCCTCGGTTTGAACCAGGAGTAAAGCCTAGCGCTGGTGCAAAACGAGCCTCAATGTCTCTCACCGGTGGTTTCGCGCTGGGTCCTGCTGTTGCTGGTGTGATGGCACAGTGGCTGCCATTACCTGGGCAATTGGCGTATATCGTGCACATTGTTCTTACTCTTGTGCTTTTGCCATTGCTGTTTACCGCACCGGAAACACGACAATCAGCACACCTAAAGACCAAAGGATCCTTCTGGGCAGATGTCTTGGTTCCCTCTGCGCTGTCACCACGTTTCCTCTTTGTTGTGGCACCTGTGGGACCATGGGTATTCGGCGCAGCATTCACCGCTTATGCAATTTTGCCAACACTTTTACGCGATATGGTTGCCGCGCCCATTGCCTATTCCGCACTGATTGCCTTGATCACGCTTGGCACCGGATTTGGTATCCAACAATTTGGGCCACAAATCATGGGTACTTCTAAAACTCGTGGACCTATCCTGGCAATGGTCGCCACTGTGGTTGGCATGGTTGGCGCGGTTATTGTCTCCTTGCATCCGCATCCGTGGTGGGCACTGCTTGTCTGTATGTTCCTCGGTCTGTCCTATGGCCTGTGCATGTTTATTGGACTGGCTGAAACACAAAATATTGCACCACCTGTAGATATGGCTGGACTCACCGGAATTTTCTACTGCCTTGCCTACTCCGGCATGGTTTTCCCCGCCATTATGACCTGGCTTAACCAGTGGCTCAGCTACCCAATTATGTTGGGATTCGGTGCCGCCATGGCCACGTTATGTTTGCTCATCGTGAGTTTTAGTACACGTAAAGTCTAAGAAAGAACTACAGTTGCTCCCATGCGCACAGTAGTAACCGGCGGTGCCGGCTTTATCGGATCCCATCTTGTTGACCTCCTAATCAAGGAAGGCCACGAAGTAGTTGTCATTGATAACCTCTCCCGTGGGCGCCTGGAAAACCTCACTGATGCGTTTGAGACTGGCAAACTTACCTTTGTTGAGGCTGACCTCTTGGAAGTAGATTTCAACGAGTTCCTCGGACAGTTCACCCCTGAGGTCATTTTCCACCTCGCGGCTCAGATTGATGTCCGCCACTCTGTGGTTGATCCTCTCCACGATGCCGAAACCAATATTTTATCCACCATCCGCATCGCTGATGCTGCTCGCCAACACGGTGTCCGCAAGGTGGTATTCACCTCTTCAGGCGGATCCATCTACGGCGAGCCTTCCGAATTCCCAGTCTCTGAAGCAGTGCCAGTAGATCCACACTCCCCATATGCAGCATCCAAGGTATCGGGCGAGATCTACCTCAACACCTTCCGCCACCTCTACGGCCTGGATTGCTCCCACATTGCTCCTGCAAATGTGTATGGCCCACGCCAGGACCCACATGGCGAAGCCGGAGTCGTGGCGATTTTCGCACAGCGTCTCCTTGACGGATCAGACACCAAGGTATTCGGCGACGGCGGCAACACCCGCGATTACGTCTACGTCGGAGATGTTGTCCGTGCCTTCTACCTGGCCTCCGGCGAAATCGGTGGGGGAGAGCGCTTCAACATTGGCACCTCAGTAGAAACCTCCGACCGCCAGCTCCACGCCCTTGTTGCCACTGCAGCCGCATCCAAGGATGACCCAGAATGTGCTCCTGCACGTCTAGGCGATGTCCCACGCAGCGCACTCAGCTTCGCCAAAGCAAAAAAAGTACTTGGTTGGGAACCAGAAGTAGATATCGCGCAAGGCGTTGCTAATACCGTGGAGTATTTCCGCACCCACTAGGTTTTGCCGAGGGCGGATGTGGGATGAGCGACTTCGCATATTCGACTTCTCACCAACGACTTCACTATGAAAATTACGAAAATCGTAGTGAAGTCGACTATGAGAAGTTGAATGTATGAAGTCGTTCCCGTGAAGTCGAACTGTAGGACTTCTGAAGCCTTGTCTGGGTGGGGGCTGCTCTTTTTAAGTTCGACTTCATAACAGCGACTTCATAACAGCGACTTCTCACCAACGACTTCACTATGAAAATTGCGAAAATCGTAGTGAAGTCGACTATGAGAAGTTGAATATGCGAAGTCGTTCCCGTGAAGTCGAACTTAAACTCCAGGACCCTCATAAAAATTAGGCCCCCAGGAAAACCCTGAAGGCCTAAAATCAACCACTAAAACCCAAAACCAATTACCAGAAGAAACCTAGTCCTTAACATTCTCTGGCAGCACAGCGTTTTGTAAAGCTACTGCGCGGGCGAGCTTTGAGTAGCGAAGTTCTTGTTCCCTAAACCGCACGTAGCTGGACAGTGTGGTGAACATGAATGCTACGACCAGGGCGTAGAGCATGAGGTCGGTGCCGCGGTCTACACCAACGAAATTAGCGATCGCGGTGAGATCATCGGGGCGGATGACTGCCCAGACTGCGGCGAAGATGAACACAACAAAGCCAATTTTGACCCACGCTTTGGCACGAGCCTTGCGGCGATTCCGAAGGAAGTACAGTGCAAGAGCAGCGGTGGCCAGCAGGAGCAGTATCTGAATGATGATTTGTGTGGTGGACTGCGTCATGGGAGTCTCCTTGCGAGGAAGCCGTCGGCCAGGATATTTACGCCGTTGATCAGGGATTGTCCCTTGCTCATGGAGTATTCGGTGTAGAGGATATCTACGGGTTCTTCGGAGATCCGCCAACCGCGTTCGGAGATTTGATCAACGATTTCCGATGCATGCGACATGCCGTTCATGCGGATATTGATCTCTTGCGCCACTTTTTGGTTGAACACGCGCAGACCATTGTGGGCATCTGTGAGCCCTAGCTTGCGGGTCTTTGGTGACAACATGACAACGATGCGCAGCACGATGCGTTTGATCATGGGCACCTGATCGCCTTCCTGGCGTGGGCGGCCAAAACGCGTGCCGACGATAATGTCCGCGTCCTCGGCACGGAGCCGGGAGACCATCTTCACAACGTCTTTGACCTGGTGCTGACCATCGGCATCGAAAGTAACAAAGTACTTTGCGCCAGGTTGCGCACGGGCATATTCAATACCAGTTTGGATCGCAGCGCCTTGGCCCAAGTTGACCGGATGATTAACCAGGTGTGCGCCCGCGGCATGAATTTCTTCCGCGGAGTTGTCTGGGGAGCCATCGTTGACCGCAACGATATTGGGGAATGTCTTGAGCGCGTTTTCAAGAACTTCTCGGATAACCGTCCCCTCGTTATAACAAGGTACGACTAACCATGTGTCTTTGAAGTCGCTGTTTTGTGATGCATCCATGATAGAAGTAGAGCCTAGTGCATGCGGGCCGATTTTCCTGTTAGGTGCTGCCGACGCCAGTGATGATAACTTGATTGTCATGAAATCCCTTGATCTTGAGCAGCTTGCCGGTACACAATCGCGCACGTATCAATCGCGCAAGATCACCGATGACATGATTGCCCGTCCAGTCCATGTGGCGATCGCGTTGTGGGAGGTGCCATGGGAATCTGCCGACTCGGGAAAAATTGAGGGTTGGGTGATCGCCGTTGACGCACCACGAGGGCGGTTTGTGCGCAGCGGACAAACTAAAAACGGCGATGTTGTGTCACGAACTGTGTCAATGTTGAAAGCAGCGTTGAAAGGGGTGCGCGGGAAGGCATGGCTTGTGACGGGGCGTCGACAAGCAGCTTTGCGCGCGGAATTGGTGCGCCAAAACTACCTGGTTACAGGGAGTTTCGCCGAGCAGAATAGAGCCGGCGTGAAAGCCTCGGCGATCTCGCGCCGCGCCGAACAAGCAGCCCTTTACAAGGCCAAAAAAATCGGCGAATTCGCCGAACGCGCACCACGCGTCAAAGAACGCCAAGAGGCACATTGGTGGCCACAATTTGCGCGCGCGGAAGGAGCACTAGGCGTTTTACGCTTAGCGACGGACGCCTCCACCGACGGCGTCTTCCGCGGAGCCATGTGCTTCGTAGCCTCAAACGGCGACTACCTTTTAGATACCCGCGACACCACTGCCAGCTCCGATGAACTAGAACTCGAAAGCATCACCCATGCCCTCCGCTACCTCAAAAAAATTGGTGCGAGCCAGGCACGAATAGAATCAGACAGCAAAGCAGCACTCGAAGCAATCGACTTCATCTTGGCCACTACTCCGCGCCGAGGCCGATGGCGCGGAATTACCGCACGTGCCCGTAACCATTTCAAAGAAGCCTGGGAAGAACTCGAAGGCGCCTGCACCGTGGAATTATCACGCGTCTTGGGGCATGCCGGCGATCCGCTGAATCAAGCCGCAGACCAAATCGCGTACATGGGAATGCGCGCCGTAATTTTCGAGCAAAAATCCGCACACCCAACGCTGCTTAAAGGAATTGAAAAAGCATTACACAAGGCGGGGTAGTGTGGGTGAGAGTCTTTTAGATAAATGAGGATTATTTGATGAGCAACAAACGTATCGGCGTGGTTATTGTTTCCTATGGCCACGAACAAGACGTTGCCAATTTGGTAGACACATTTGCAGACCAGCTAAAAGATGGTGACCGCGTGGTCGTCGTAGACAACCGCAAGCCGTGGGTGTTGAAAGACGCCGTCGGTGATCGCCTGGAAAAGCATGGTGTGGAGATCATCGACCACGACAACGGTGGCTTCGCCGCTGGTTGCAACGTGGGTGCTGCACGCATTGTGGATGATGTAGACCTACTGTTTTTCCTCAACCCGGACACTGTTATTGATGATCCAACGCTGTTTAATTCACTGCGCCGCGTCGATGAACAATGGGCGGCATTCATGCCCTACCTGCTGCTTCCTGATGGAACTGTTAATTCCGCAGGCAATGCGCTACACATCTCGGGGCTGTCCTGGGTAACCGGACTGGATGAAAAACCAGTGGAAGGCGAAGCAGAAGTTACCGATATTTCCATCGCTTCTGGCGCCTGCCTAGCCGTGCGCGTGGACTGGTGGAAGCGCCTGGGTGGCATGGAAGAAATGTACTTCATGTACCACGAGGACACGGATTTCTCTGCACGTTTATTGCTGGCAGGCGGGCGAATTGGACTCTTGCATTCCGCTTATGTCACCCACCACTATGACTACGCCAAAGGCGATTACAAGTGGATTTATATTGAACGCAACCGGCACGTGTTATTGCTAAGTGTCCTCCCACTTCCATTGCTGCTGGTGTTGCTGCCACAGATTCTGGGAGCAAACCTTGGGCTGTGGGCAATCGCTGCTAAAGAAAACCGAGTGGGACTCAAGATGAAGTCTCTGCGCCTCTTGCTGCGTGATGCGCCAGCAATTTTTAAACTGCGCAGTCGGACACAGAAGCTTGCCGAACTCACACCTTCGCAATACCTGAGCAAAATGGAATGGCGTCTAGACAATCCCAATCTTGGCGATATCGGATCCAATAAAATTGTTGCCACTGTCTATGGAACCTATTACAAGGTGTGTATGAGCATCCTGAAATTACTCGCATAATGCCCCCTATTGAGGGTGCTTAGTTAATTCCCGGTGCGGTGCGGGTGAACAATATTTAAATATTACCTTTCGCTAATGGAAAGCCCCAGCTCAGAGAAATTCTCATTGGATTTAATTGCTTCGTTAACTAAAACCAGGTTCTTTCCAGGAGAATTTAATGAAGAGGCTTTCCCGCGCAGCACTTGCTGTCGTCGCCACCACTGCCGTCAGCTTCGGCGTCATCGCAGCCCCTGCTTCTGCGCAGGAGAACAACGTTGAGCTGAACATCCTCGGTGTCACTGACTTCCACGGACACATTGAGCAAAACCTTGAAGATGGTGAAATGGGTGCAAGCGGACTCGCTTGCTATGTTGCATCCGAGCGTGCAGCAAACCCAAACACCAGCTTCGTCACTGTTGGTGACAACATTGGTGGCTCCCCATTCGTATCCTCCATCCTGAGGGACGCGCCAACCCTTGCGGCTTTGAGTGCAATGGGCGTTGATGCATCTGCACTGGGCAACCACGAGTTTGACCAGGGCTACGAAGACCTAGTCAACCGCGTCTCCCTAGATGGCACCGGCAGCGCAAAGTTTCCATACTTGGGTGCAAACGTTGAAGGCGGAGATCCTGCTCCAGCTAAATCTGAAATCGTTGAGCTTGATGGCGTGAAGATCGCCTACGTTGGTGCAGTAACTGAAGAAACCGCCACTCTGGTTTCTCCAGCAGGTATCGAAGGCATCACCTTCACCGGTGATATTGAAGCCATCAATGCTGAAGCAGATCGCGTTATTGAGGCTGGCGACGCAGATGTAGTGATCGCATTGATCCACGCAGAAGCAGCACCAACCGATCCATTCTCCAACAACGTTGACGTTGTTTTCTCCGGACACACCCACTTCCCTTATGTGGAATCTGGCGCAGCACGCGGCGATAAGCAGCCACTCGTAGTCATCCAGGGACATGAGTACGGCAAGGTTGTCTCCGATGTAGAGAT from the Corynebacterium crudilactis genome contains:
- a CDS encoding MBL fold metallo-hydrolase, translated to MAHEGLRVENIVTSGIFALDGGEWEVDNNIWLVGNDEEVFIIDAAHTAAPIIEAVNGRTVKGILCSHAHNDHITVAPELSKAFDAPIFVHPGDQMLWEETHGNLAHEDLADQQKFQIAGTDLIVFNTPGHSPGSSCFYLPEANELFSGDTLFQGGPGATGRKYSSFDTIIESLKTSILDLPAETTVRTGHGDHTSVGAEAPHLEEWIKRGH
- a CDS encoding SDR family NAD(P)-dependent oxidoreductase, giving the protein MDLKLHGQVILVVGGAGTIGAQVVKLLTEEGAVALAASRSTPLSLDASDEASVRAAIDAVIAEHGRLDGVVVSSAPNAHSLRPETADDPDAVLAAIDGKAITFLRVATVALEKMCEAGYGRIVALSGMNSYLTLSTAASARNAALNVVVKNLADRHAGTGITVNAISPGFVVTEPGAPIDRAQGDTSLAEVAEAIAFLVSPRTASISGEIISVGHKTKGVILP
- a CDS encoding MFS transporter is translated as MSDMVENKRAQHKVWLTVALSIFTVAWGGNEFTPLLVFYRGEGFFSDLFIDMLLVFYAIGVAVGLLAAGPLSDRYGRRAVMLPAPLLAMLGSTLIATGEEMAPLIGLGRVFSGIAVGMVMTAGGAWIKELATPRFEPGVKPSAGAKRASMSLTGGFALGPAVAGVMAQWLPLPGQLAYIVHIVLTLVLLPLLFTAPETRQSAHLKTKGSFWADVLVPSALSPRFLFVVAPVGPWVFGAAFTAYAILPTLLRDMVAAPIAYSALIALITLGTGFGIQQFGPQIMGTSKTRGPILAMVATVVGMVGAVIVSLHPHPWWALLVCMFLGLSYGLCMFIGLAETQNIAPPVDMAGLTGIFYCLAYSGMVFPAIMTWLNQWLSYPIMLGFGAAMATLCLLIVSFSTRKV
- a CDS encoding GDP-mannose 4,6-dehydratase, with amino-acid sequence MRTVVTGGAGFIGSHLVDLLIKEGHEVVVIDNLSRGRLENLTDAFETGKLTFVEADLLEVDFNEFLGQFTPEVIFHLAAQIDVRHSVVDPLHDAETNILSTIRIADAARQHGVRKVVFTSSGGSIYGEPSEFPVSEAVPVDPHSPYAASKVSGEIYLNTFRHLYGLDCSHIAPANVYGPRQDPHGEAGVVAIFAQRLLDGSDTKVFGDGGNTRDYVYVGDVVRAFYLASGEIGGGERFNIGTSVETSDRQLHALVATAAASKDDPECAPARLGDVPRSALSFAKAKKVLGWEPEVDIAQGVANTVEYFRTH
- a CDS encoding DUF2304 domain-containing protein; this translates as MTQSTTQIIIQILLLLATAALALYFLRNRRKARAKAWVKIGFVVFIFAAVWAVIRPDDLTAIANFVGVDRGTDLMLYALVVAFMFTTLSSYVRFREQELRYSKLARAVALQNAVLPENVKD
- a CDS encoding glycosyltransferase family 2 protein; its protein translation is MDASQNSDFKDTWLVVPCYNEGTVIREVLENALKTFPNIVAVNDGSPDNSAEEIHAAGAHLVNHPVNLGQGAAIQTGIEYARAQPGAKYFVTFDADGQHQVKDVVKMVSRLRAEDADIIVGTRFGRPRQEGDQVPMIKRIVLRIVVMLSPKTRKLGLTDAHNGLRVFNQKVAQEINIRMNGMSHASEIVDQISERGWRISEEPVDILYTEYSMSKGQSLINGVNILADGFLARRLP
- a CDS encoding ribonuclease HI, whose amino-acid sequence is MKSLDLEQLAGTQSRTYQSRKITDDMIARPVHVAIALWEVPWESADSGKIEGWVIAVDAPRGRFVRSGQTKNGDVVSRTVSMLKAALKGVRGKAWLVTGRRQAALRAELVRQNYLVTGSFAEQNRAGVKASAISRRAEQAALYKAKKIGEFAERAPRVKERQEAHWWPQFARAEGALGVLRLATDASTDGVFRGAMCFVASNGDYLLDTRDTTASSDELELESITHALRYLKKIGASQARIESDSKAALEAIDFILATTPRRGRWRGITARARNHFKEAWEELEGACTVELSRVLGHAGDPLNQAADQIAYMGMRAVIFEQKSAHPTLLKGIEKALHKAG
- a CDS encoding glycosyltransferase family 2 protein: MSNKRIGVVIVSYGHEQDVANLVDTFADQLKDGDRVVVVDNRKPWVLKDAVGDRLEKHGVEIIDHDNGGFAAGCNVGAARIVDDVDLLFFLNPDTVIDDPTLFNSLRRVDEQWAAFMPYLLLPDGTVNSAGNALHISGLSWVTGLDEKPVEGEAEVTDISIASGACLAVRVDWWKRLGGMEEMYFMYHEDTDFSARLLLAGGRIGLLHSAYVTHHYDYAKGDYKWIYIERNRHVLLLSVLPLPLLLVLLPQILGANLGLWAIAAKENRVGLKMKSLRLLLRDAPAIFKLRSRTQKLAELTPSQYLSKMEWRLDNPNLGDIGSNKIVATVYGTYYKVCMSILKLLA